From the genome of Triticum aestivum cultivar Chinese Spring chromosome 3B, IWGSC CS RefSeq v2.1, whole genome shotgun sequence, one region includes:
- the LOC123064574 gene encoding putative E3 ubiquitin-protein ligase SINA-like 9 — translation MAAPPAGLVDVFRTGWDSWEEPQQQEEKQGAACKRRKAAADVTMDLAILDCPVCCHPLRSPIFQCTVGHTICSSCHDKLPEKCHFCSLPTVYSRCHMVENVVESIKVACSNVNHGCTARMTYYLKEEHEKGCPHAPCFCPETSCGFSGSTARLLEHFLGKHKWHSPKVTYNKAFQIRVHLGSTVLVGEDGHLFLVNMTLEPLGGVISVCCVQPHFTGSKFKCRLALSCTEPSYCQAMEFLTRSTNLYDGFPKDCFPFLVPKMLLRGTGASTTAMVGVTVTPQ, via the exons ATGGCGGCGCCGCCGGCGGGCCTTGTCGATGTGTTCCGGACGGGATGGGACTCATGGGAGGAACCGCAGCAGCAGGAGGAAAAGCAGGGCGCCGCCTGCAAGAGGAGGAAGGCCGCCGCCGACGTCACCATGGACCTCGCCATCCTCGACTGCCCCGTCTGCTGCCACCCCCTGCGCTCTCCCATCTTCCAG TGCACTGTGGGGCATACCATATGTTCATCTTGCCATGACAAGCTTCCCGAGAAGTGCCACTTCTGCTCCCTTCCCACAGTCTACAGTCGCTGCCACATGGTAGAAAATGTAGTTGAATCCATCAAAGTTGCTTGCTCCAATGTCAATCATGGATGCACCGCAAGGATGACCTACTACCTGAAAGAAGAACACGAGAAAGGTTGCCCACATGCACCATGTTTCTGCCCTGAAACTAGCTGCGGCTTCAGCGGATCAACCGCGAGGCTCCTGGAGCATTTTTTAGGCAAGCACAAGTGGCACTCACCAAAAGTTACATACAACAAGGCGTTCCAGATCCGCGTCCATCTGGGATCAACCGTTCTGGTGGGCGAGGATGGCCACCTCTTCCTGGTCAACATGACACTGGAGCCTCTCGGTGGTGTCATCTCAGTTTGCTGCGTCCAGCCTCACTTTACTGGATCCAAATTCAAGTGCAGGCTGGCATTGTCGTGCACTGAACCAAGCTACTGTCAGGCTATGGAATTCTTAACGAGGAGCACTAATCTGTATGATGGGTTTCCCAAAGATTGCTTCCCGTTCCTtgtgccgaagatgttgcttcggGGCACCGGTGCAAGCACCACAGCCATGGTGGGGGTGACCGTGACACCACAATAG
- the LOC123064575 gene encoding putative E3 ubiquitin-protein ligase SINA-like 6: MEVKSNGIKKDGKEGEALQEGQSIVKKQVVTMAMEVFDCPVCSTPLRPPIFQCSKGDFICSACHDKLPESERTASQRCYGMERVVNNIFVPCKYGCSWKITYYQKEGHERRCLKWPCICPVSDCDFLAPRAELLDHLTRLHEYPTKNIKYFVPFEIPVQPGSSCLTWHRRSPSAMQSPSFVSSGQMLQDPPSVALCVSRASTAITRSHR, translated from the exons ATGGAGGTGAAGAGTAACGGCATCAAGAAGGATGGAAAGGAAGGAGAAGCTCTGCAAGAGGGACAGAGCATCGTCAAGAAGCAGGTTGTCACCATGGCGATGGAGGTCTTTGACTGCCCTGTCTGCTCCACTCCCCTCAGGCCTCCCATTTTTCAG TGCTCCAAGGGGGATTTCATCTGCTCGGCTTGCCATGACAAGCTCCCAGAAAGCGAACGCACTGCTTCTCAGCGCTGCTATGGCATGGAACGCGTTGTGAACAACATTTTCGTCCCCTGCAAGTATGGATGCAGCTGGAAGATCACCTACTACCAGAAGGAAGGGCACGAGAGGAGGTGCCTGAAATGGCCGTGCATCTGCCCGGTGTCTGACTGTGACTTTTTGGCCCCACGCGCGGAGCTCCTTGACCATCTCACCCGCCTGCATGAGTATCCAACAAAAAACATCAAATATTTTGTGCCGTTCGAAATCCCAGTCCAACCAGGCTCTTCCTGTTTGACATGGCACCGCCGGAGTCCCTCGGCCATGCAGTCTCCTTCGTTTGTGTCCAGCGGCCAGATGCTCCAGGACCCACCATCGGTTGCTCTGTGTGTTTCTCGTGCTTCAACGGCCATCACCAGGTCTCATCGTTGA